A region of the Candidatus Rokuibacteriota bacterium genome:
ACCCTCACGGTGTACGCGTACCGGATCCTGTTCCAGACGCTCCAGCTCGGCTTCGGCTCCGCCATCGGGGTGGTGGTCTTCGTGCTCGTCATGGCCGTGGCCTGCGTGTATCTCAGAACGCTGCGCAGAGAGCGCATGACCGCATGACCCCGCGCTCGCTCATCCGGGACGCGGCGATCTTGCTCCTGCTCGCCGCCTACGCGGTCCCGTTCTTCTGGCAGCTGCTCACCTCGTTCAAGCCCGACAGCGAGCTGCTCGTGCTGCCCCCGCTCCTCCCCTCCCGGTTGACGCTCGGCCACTATGCGGCCGTGCTGGAGCGGAGCGTGATGCCGCGCGCGGTGCTCAACAGCCTCGGCATCGCCGCGCTGACGTCGGGCCTCGCCCTGGGCCTGGGCCTCCCGGCCGCCTACGCGCTGGCGCGGCTCCCCGTCCGGGGGAAAGCCGCCCTGATGCTCGGCATCGTCGCCAGCACGGCCTTTCCCCAGATCGCCACGGTGAGCCCGCTCTATCTCCTCATGCGGGCGCTCGGGCTGCGCGATACCTGGGCCGCGCTCGTCCTCGCCGACACCTCCTTCGCCCTCCCGCTGGTGATCTGGCTCCTCACGGGGTTCATCCGGGACATCCCGGACGAGATCGAGGAAGCCGCCGCACTGGATGGCGCGAGCCGGCTGCAGATCCTCCGCCGGATGGTCCTTCCGCTGACCGCGCCCGCCATGGCCTCGGCGGCCCTGCTCACCTTTCTCTTCAGCTGGAACGAGTTCCTGTTCGCCTACACCCTCAGCGCCACCGAGGCGAGCCGCACGGTGCCGGTGGCCCTGGCGCTGTTCCCCGGTGTCTTCGAGGTGCCCTGGGGCGACATCGCCGCGGCGTCCATCCTCGCCAGCCTGCCCCCGATCCTGATCGTGGTGCTGCTGCAGCGCTATCTGGTGAGCGGCGTGCTCGCGGGGGCCCTCAGGGAGTGACCGAGGAACGCGGGGGGGCGCCGGCCGGGGAGGGCCCCCCGCCCCGGGCCACCGGCCTCAGCTCTTGATGCCGGTGACGCTGTAGGCGGCGATGGGGCGGAGGAAGCCCTTGAGCACCAGAGGCTCCACCGCCTGGGCCTCCGCGATCCCCTCGACGCCGGCGTAGACCCGCTGGTTGATCAGGATCTGCCCGCCCTGGGCCTCGCCGCAGAGCCGCGCGGCGAGGTTGGTGACGGTGCCGATGGCGCCGTAGTCCCACCGCCCCTCGAAGCCGATCGCCCCGAGGGTGGCGTACCCCTGGGCGATGCCGATGCCCAGGTGGAGATCGTAGCCCTGCTTGCGCCACTTGTCGGCCATCGCGCCGATTTCCTCGCGGATGGCCAGCGCCATGCGGAGGGCGCGCTCGCCCGGGTTGGGCACCGGCACGGGGTCGTTGAAGAAGATCATCATCCCGTCGCCCGTGAAGCGCTCCAGCGTCCCCTCGTGGGCCAGGATCAGGCGGCCGGCAGCGGCATGGTAGTCGCGCAGCACCACCATGACTTCCTCGGGCTCCGAGGACTCGGCGAACGCGGTGAACCCGCGGAGGTCGAGGAAGACCACCGTGATCTCGCGGCGGTGGCTCGTCAGCGGGTCCGCCGCGCCGCCGGCGACGATCATCTCGGCCAGCTGCGGCGAGAAGAAGCGCTTGAGCCGCCCGACCCGCTCGAGCTCGCCGAGCTGCTCGGCCACGCGCTGCTCCAGCGTCCGGTTGAACGCCGCCAGCTCCACCGCCTGGCTCTCGAGGCGGGCGCTCTGCTCCTGCACCGTGTCGTGCAGGCCCTTGATGCGCAGCATGGACTTCACCCGGGCCACCAGCGAGGCCTGGTCCACGGGCTTGGTCAGGTACTCCTCGGCGCCTGCCTCGAGCCCCGCCACGATGTCCTTCGTGTCGGCCTTCGCGGTCACCATGATGATCGGCATGAAGGGCAGAGAGGCGTCGGCCTTGAGCTGACGGCAGACCTCCACGCCATCCACCTTGGGCATCATGATGTCGAGCAGGATCAGGTCCGGGAGCTTGTCGCGGGCCGCGGCCAGCGCCTGCTCCCCATCCGCGGCCGTGATGATGTCGTAGCCCTGTCCCGTGAGGCGCGTCTGGAGGATGTCCACGTTCATGGGGTTGTCGTCGACCACCAGGATGAGCGGCGGAGTCCTCACGACAGGTACTCGCGGATCGTGGCCAGCAGCGCACGCGGGCTGAAGGGTTTGGTCACGTAGGCATCGCAGCCGGCTTCCCGGGCCTTGACGTCGTCGCCGCTGAGCGCATACGAGGTCACGGCGACGAGAGGGATCCGCCGGAGCGCCGGATTCGCCTTGATGCGCCGGGTGGCCTCGTAACCGTCCAGGCCCGGGAGCTGGATGTCCATCAAGATGAGGTCCGGCGCCTCCGTCTCGGCGAGCCGGACGCCCTCCTCTCCCGTGACGGCCTCGATCACCTGGAACCCGGCGCCCGAGAGGAGATCCCTGAGGATGAGCCGGTTGTCCTCCACGTCGTCCACCACGAGGATGCGCTGGCTCATGCCACCTGCCTGCGCCGCTCCGCCGCCACCCGGACGAGGCGCTTCCGGCGCTCGACGCGGACAGGCACGGTGAACGAGAAGGTGGAGCCGCTGCCGGGCGCGGACTCGACCCAGAGGCGCCCACCGTGCAGCGCGACGATCCGCCTGGCGATGGCGAGACCGAGGCCGGTGCCGCCCTTCTTCCGGGTCGCGGTGCCGTCCACCTGCTGGAACTCCTCGAAGATCTTCTCCTGGTCCTCGGGGGCGATGCCGGGACCGGTGTCCGTGACGGAGACACGGAACACGTCGTCGGTGACGACGACGCCGAGGGAGACCCGGCCAGTCTCGGTGAACTTGATGGCGTTGCCCACGAGGTTCAGGAGCACCTGGGTGAGGCGCCGCTCGTCGCCCGCCGCAGGCGGAAGATCGGGCGGCAGCGCCACCTCCAGCCCGAGGCTCTTCTCCTTGGCCAGCCCCTCGACCGCCTGCGCGACGCCGCGGACGAGATCCGCCATGGAGTAGTCCGCCACCGCCAGGTTGAGCTGCCCCGCCTCGATCTTGGAGAGGTCGAGCACGTCGTTGATGAGGCCCAGGAGGTGGTGCCCGCTCTTGTCCACACGCCCGAGCACGGCGCGGATCTTGTCGGGCACCGAGCCGTAGGTGTCGTCCAGGATCAGCTCCGTGTAGCCGAGGATGGCGTTCATCGGAGTGCGCAGCTCGTGGCTCATGTTGGCGAGGAACTGGGACTTGGCCCGGCTCGCCACCTCCGCCGCCTCGCGCGCCTCGCGCGCCGCCGTGAGCGCCTGCTCCAGCTCCTCGTTGGCGCGCGAGAGCTCGCCCGTTCGCCGCCTCACCAGCTCCTCGAGCCTGTCGGCAGCCAGCTTGCGCTCCGTGACGTCCACGGTCAGCCCGCGGAGCGCGGTCGGCCGGCCCGCGCTGTCGAGCACCACGTGGACGAGGTCGCGGAGCCACACCTCCCGACCGTCGGCAGTCAGGGAGCGATACTCGACCTCGTGGTCCTTGGTCGTCTCGAGCGCCCGGCGGGACACCTCGCTGACGGTGGCGCGGTCGTCGGGATGGATGCGCTTGACCCAGAACCCCCGGTCCGTGAGCCACTGGTCCACCGGGTAGCCGAGGATTCCCTCGGCCCGCTGGCTCACGAAGGTGAACGAGAGGGTGTCCGCCTCGGCCTCCCACACGATGGCGTCGAGCCCCTGGACCAGGTCGCGGAAGCGCTCCTCGGAGACCCGCCGGGCCGCTTGCAACCGCTCCTCCTCCGCCAGATCCTCGACGATCATCAGCAGCCGGGCCGCGTCGTCGGTGGCCAGCCGGATCCCCGTGAGCGTGATGCGCACCGGGCGCGTCTCCCCCCGGGACACGAGCTCGGCCGCGACGAGGGTGTCGTGGAGTGGGACCCCGGTGCGCATGACCTCGCGGGCGCGCTGCCTCAGGGCGTCCACGCGGAGGAGGTCGTCCAGCGGGCGGCCCACGACCCCGTCCAGGGTCATGCCGAGCAGGTCGAGGAGGGCGCGGTTGCCCGAGAGCACGCGCAGGTCGCCTGTCAGGAGGAGGAGCCCGGAGGGGACGGTGGCGAGGATCTTCTCGGCGTAGCCCTTCAGCGTGATGATGGCCCGCTCCTGCTGGATCTGCTCCCGCAGGAGAAGCGCTCGTTGCTGCTGGCGCCAGAGGCCGATCAGCAGGCCGCCGAGCGCGAGGAGGAGGAAGGCCGCCGCAAGCCCCGCCAGCCGGCCGGCCTGGTAGAACCCGGCGAGCGCCTCGTCCTGATCCATCTTGACCACGAGCGTCCACGGGGTGGCCGGCAGCCGCCGCGCGGCCGCGAAGGCGGAGGCCATGCGATAGTCCGTCACCTCGCCGAAGGCGGCGCTGCCCGCCGGGGCCGTGCCGGCCAGGACCGCCACCTCCTGGAGCGAGCGCTCCGTGCTCTGCCAGCCGGCCGATGCGTAGCCCAGCGGGGAGACGTACGCCGGCAGGCCGGCGCCGAACTGCGCGAGAAGCGTCTCGCCGGTGCGCGTGCCCGCCGTGGCGCTGGTCACGAGCGGGAAGAGGGAGGTGTCGGCCCGCATCCGGAACAGGACGACTCCGATGATGGCCCGCGCGGCGCTGCCGGTCCCCTGGGCATGGACCGGCACCGCGATGCCGAGGGAGGCGCGCCGGGAGCCGTCCCTCTCGATCGTGATGCGGAAGGTGTCCCCGCGCACCGCGCCCGCGGCGGCGGCGGCCTCGGAATCGGTGGTCGCGACCGACGAGTAGCGCGCGAGCGTGCGCCCCCTGGCGTCGAGCACCGCGATCGCCGAATAACCGTAAGTCTTCGCGGTCCGATCGAGCTGCGAGACCAGCTGGGCCCGCACGTCGCCACCCGTCTCCGGAGCCGCCAGGAACGCCCGGATCGCGGGGGAGCCAGCCAGGAGCTCGGCGTCTGCTCGCCGCGCGGCGAGCCAGTCCGACACGAGTCGGCCGCGGTCCTCGGCGAGCGTCGTCAGCCGCGTGCGGATCTGTGCCTCCGCGGCCCGACGCTCGGTCTCGATGTGGTACCACATGAAGCCGGCGACGGCGACCACGACCAGGAGGAAGGCCCCGGCGTAGACCCATCCGAGACGTTCCCGGTAGGACCCTCCCGCCGGCCGCGGGCGTGCCTTCATGGCGACGACACCTTCGGCTTGTCGAGGAATCCGCGGACCTTCGCCAGGAGGGCGCGCGGGCTGAAGGGCTTGGCGACGTAGTCGTCGCAGCCGGCCGCCAGCGCCTTGGCCTCGTCCCCGGCGAGGGCGTAGGACGTCACGGCGATGATCGGGATCCGGCGCAGGGCAGGGTTGGCCTTGATGCGGCGGGTGGCCTCGTGACCGTCGATGCCGGGGAGCTGGATGTCCATCAGGATGAGGTCCGGCACGTGCTGCTCGGCGAGCTGGACCGCCTCCTCGCCCGTCGCGGCCTCCAGCAGCTCGAACCCCGCGCCGTCGAGGAGGTCGTGGAGGATGCGCCGGTTCTCGTCGTGATCGTCCACCACCAGGATCCTGCCGCTCATGGCTCCGGCCTCCGACGATCTGCCGCCACCGGGACCGGCTGCTGTCGCCGCTCGAGGCGGATGGGCACGGTGAAGGAGAAGGTGGAACCGCGGCCCGGGGTGGACTCGACCGAGAGCCGCCCGCCGTGCATCTCCACGATGCGCTTGGCGATCGCGAGCCCCAGCCCGCTCCCGCCCTGCTTGCGCGTGCTCGAGCTGTCCACCTGCTGGAACTCCTCGAAGATCTTCTCCTGGTTCTCGAGAGCGATGCCGGGACCGGTGTCGGTGACGACCACGCGGAAGGCGTCGTCCTCGACGGTGACGCCGACGGCGACCCGGCCGGCCTCGGTGAACTTGATCGCGTTGCCCACCAGGTTCAGCAGCACCTGCGCGATCCGGCGCTCGTCGCCGCGGGCCGGCGGAAGATCCGGGGGGAGGGTGACGGTCAGCTCGAGGCTCTTCTCCGACGCCAGCGCCTCCGCCGCGAGGAACACCGTCTGGACCACCTCCTTGATCGAGTAGTCCGTGACGGACAGCGTGACCTGACCGGCCTCGATCTTGGAGAGGTCGAGCACGTCGTTGATGAGGCTCAGGAGGTGGCGCCCGCTCTTGTCCACCCGGTCGAGTACGCCTCGGATCTTCTCCGGTACCTCCCCGTAGGTGTTGTCCAGGATCAGCTCGGTGTAGCCGAGGATGGCGTTCATGGGGGTCCGCAGCTCGTGGCTCATGTTGGCGAGAAACTGCGACTTGGCCCGGCTGGCCGCCTCGACCTGCCGGGTCTTGTCCTCCAGCGCCCGGAAGATCTGCGCATTCGCGATGGCGACGGCCGCGTGCGACGCGAAGGTCTGGAGCAGCCCCACGACGCGCCGCGGGATGGGGCGGCCGCTCGGCTTGTTGTCGCCCGCCAGCACGCCCACGGTGACGCCGCGGGCGATCATGGGGACGGCCAGGAAGCTCCGTGTCCGGATGGCCCGCATTCCGGAATACGGGGGCCCGAGGCGGAGCTCCGGTGGGAGCGGGTTCTCCTCGTCGAAGAGCAGGGGCGCGCCCTCCTGGTACGCCTTGGACATGGCCCCGGCCTGCCCGAGAGGGATCTCGGCCCCCTCGAAGTCCTTCCACTCGTCCTCGGAGAAGCCGGCCCCGGCCAGGTTGACCAGCCGATTCGTCTCCTCGTTCACGGCCCAGACGTACACGCGGTCGATGATGCCCATCTGACTCGCCGCCTCGAGGACCCGGTGGAGCTGCTCCTTCAGGGAGAGCGGCTCCTGCATGGCGGTGGAGAGCCGATAGAGGCGCTCCATGTTCCCCGAGAGACGCTCCATCTCCATCCGCTGGCTGTGGATCTCCTGGAAGAGCCGGGCATTGTCGATGGCGATGGCGGCCTGGTGCGCGAAGGTCCCGAGCAACCCGATCTCCCTGTCGGTGAAGGGACGCACCTCCGTCCGCCGCAGCAGGATCGCCCCGACCGGCGTGCCCTCCCTCATCAACGGTGTTGCCAGCGCCGTCCGGAGCCCCAGCGCCTCGTCGAAGGCGCGCCCTTCCGGGTACTCCGAGGCCGGCGTCGCCGCCACGTCGTGGACGTGGACCGTCGCCCGGTCCGCCACGGCACGGCCGGGGACGGAGCCGCGGCCGATCCGGATCGTGGCCTCGCCGGCCTTGTGACGCGGCAGGTCGCCGTAAGCGGCCACCGCCCGGAGCGTCTCGTCGTGGACCTGGAAGACCACGGCGCCGCTGGCGCCGCAGAGGCGGGCGCCGTGGGCCGCCACGGCGTCGAGCACGGGCTGCGGGTGCGTCGGCGAGGCGCTCAGCACGTGCAGGATCTCGCTCGTGGCCGTCTGCTGTCTGAGGGCCTCGGCGAGCTCCCGGGCCTGCTGCTCGATGGTCCTGCTGGTCTGCGCGACGCGCCGCGCCTGCCGGTAGTTCACGATCCCGAACGCCGAGGTGTAGAGGAGGATCCCGGCGACGCTGAGGCCCAGCGTCAGCGGGCTCGAGGTCGGCTCGAAGCGGAACCCGATGAGCGAGCCCGTGCCGAGGGCGGCGACCACCATCACGCCGAGGGCCATGACGGAGAACCGGATGCCTGCGACGCTCAGGATGGCCACGTTGAGGGCGGTGACGAACATGGCCGTGGGCCACGGGCTGAAGGAAGCCTGCGCCGCCCAGCAGCCGATGATCAGGGCATCGCCCAGAAGGTTGGCGAACTCGCGGTTCTTGGAGCTGCCCGCGGACCGGGCGTTGAGGAAGGCGAGATGAGGCCAGAGGAGGCTCTGGGCGATGAGCAGGCCCCAGAGGAGAGGTCTGGCCCCCCGCTCGTAG
Encoded here:
- a CDS encoding GAF domain-containing protein — translated: MSEPGATPASARRVHPLVPLNYRVRIVGHALIGMVLASVLYERGARPLLWGLLIAQSLLWPHLAFLNARSAGSSKNREFANLLGDALIIGCWAAQASFSPWPTAMFVTALNVAILSVAGIRFSVMALGVMVVAALGTGSLIGFRFEPTSSPLTLGLSVAGILLYTSAFGIVNYRQARRVAQTSRTIEQQARELAEALRQQTATSEILHVLSASPTHPQPVLDAVAAHGARLCGASGAVVFQVHDETLRAVAAYGDLPRHKAGEATIRIGRGSVPGRAVADRATVHVHDVAATPASEYPEGRAFDEALGLRTALATPLMREGTPVGAILLRRTEVRPFTDREIGLLGTFAHQAAIAIDNARLFQEIHSQRMEMERLSGNMERLYRLSTAMQEPLSLKEQLHRVLEAASQMGIIDRVYVWAVNEETNRLVNLAGAGFSEDEWKDFEGAEIPLGQAGAMSKAYQEGAPLLFDEENPLPPELRLGPPYSGMRAIRTRSFLAVPMIARGVTVGVLAGDNKPSGRPIPRRVVGLLQTFASHAAVAIANAQIFRALEDKTRQVEAASRAKSQFLANMSHELRTPMNAILGYTELILDNTYGEVPEKIRGVLDRVDKSGRHLLSLINDVLDLSKIEAGQVTLSVTDYSIKEVVQTVFLAAEALASEKSLELTVTLPPDLPPARGDERRIAQVLLNLVGNAIKFTEAGRVAVGVTVEDDAFRVVVTDTGPGIALENQEKIFEEFQQVDSSSTRKQGGSGLGLAIAKRIVEMHGGRLSVESTPGRGSTFSFTVPIRLERRQQPVPVAADRRRPEP
- a CDS encoding response regulator, with amino-acid sequence MRTPPLILVVDDNPMNVDILQTRLTGQGYDIITAADGEQALAAARDKLPDLILLDIMMPKVDGVEVCRQLKADASLPFMPIIMVTAKADTKDIVAGLEAGAEEYLTKPVDQASLVARVKSMLRIKGLHDTVQEQSARLESQAVELAAFNRTLEQRVAEQLGELERVGRLKRFFSPQLAEMIVAGGAADPLTSHRREITVVFLDLRGFTAFAESSEPEEVMVVLRDYHAAAGRLILAHEGTLERFTGDGMMIFFNDPVPVPNPGERALRMALAIREEIGAMADKWRKQGYDLHLGIGIAQGYATLGAIGFEGRWDYGAIGTVTNLAARLCGEAQGGQILINQRVYAGVEGIAEAQAVEPLVLKGFLRPIAAYSVTGIKS
- a CDS encoding response regulator; the encoded protein is MSQRILVVDDVEDNRLILRDLLSGAGFQVIEAVTGEEGVRLAETEAPDLILMDIQLPGLDGYEATRRIKANPALRRIPLVAVTSYALSGDDVKAREAGCDAYVTKPFSPRALLATIREYLS
- a CDS encoding carbohydrate ABC transporter permease; this translates as MTPRSLIRDAAILLLLAAYAVPFFWQLLTSFKPDSELLVLPPLLPSRLTLGHYAAVLERSVMPRAVLNSLGIAALTSGLALGLGLPAAYALARLPVRGKAALMLGIVASTAFPQIATVSPLYLLMRALGLRDTWAALVLADTSFALPLVIWLLTGFIRDIPDEIEEAAALDGASRLQILRRMVLPLTAPAMASAALLTFLFSWNEFLFAYTLSATEASRTVPVALALFPGVFEVPWGDIAAASILASLPPILIVVLLQRYLVSGVLAGALRE
- a CDS encoding sugar ABC transporter permease, which produces TLTVYAYRILFQTLQLGFGSAIGVVVFVLVMAVACVYLRTLRRERMTA
- a CDS encoding response regulator, which produces MSGRILVVDDHDENRRILHDLLDGAGFELLEAATGEEAVQLAEQHVPDLILMDIQLPGIDGHEATRRIKANPALRRIPIIAVTSYALAGDEAKALAAGCDDYVAKPFSPRALLAKVRGFLDKPKVSSP
- a CDS encoding PAS domain S-box protein, with amino-acid sequence MKARPRPAGGSYRERLGWVYAGAFLLVVVAVAGFMWYHIETERRAAEAQIRTRLTTLAEDRGRLVSDWLAARRADAELLAGSPAIRAFLAAPETGGDVRAQLVSQLDRTAKTYGYSAIAVLDARGRTLARYSSVATTDSEAAAAAGAVRGDTFRITIERDGSRRASLGIAVPVHAQGTGSAARAIIGVVLFRMRADTSLFPLVTSATAGTRTGETLLAQFGAGLPAYVSPLGYASAGWQSTERSLQEVAVLAGTAPAGSAAFGEVTDYRMASAFAAARRLPATPWTLVVKMDQDEALAGFYQAGRLAGLAAAFLLLALGGLLIGLWRQQQRALLLREQIQQERAIITLKGYAEKILATVPSGLLLLTGDLRVLSGNRALLDLLGMTLDGVVGRPLDDLLRVDALRQRAREVMRTGVPLHDTLVAAELVSRGETRPVRITLTGIRLATDDAARLLMIVEDLAEEERLQAARRVSEERFRDLVQGLDAIVWEAEADTLSFTFVSQRAEGILGYPVDQWLTDRGFWVKRIHPDDRATVSEVSRRALETTKDHEVEYRSLTADGREVWLRDLVHVVLDSAGRPTALRGLTVDVTERKLAADRLEELVRRRTGELSRANEELEQALTAAREAREAAEVASRAKSQFLANMSHELRTPMNAILGYTELILDDTYGSVPDKIRAVLGRVDKSGHHLLGLINDVLDLSKIEAGQLNLAVADYSMADLVRGVAQAVEGLAKEKSLGLEVALPPDLPPAAGDERRLTQVLLNLVGNAIKFTETGRVSLGVVVTDDVFRVSVTDTGPGIAPEDQEKIFEEFQQVDGTATRKKGGTGLGLAIARRIVALHGGRLWVESAPGSGSTFSFTVPVRVERRKRLVRVAAERRRQVA